One Funiculus sociatus GB2-C1 genomic window carries:
- a CDS encoding phycocyanobilin:ferredoxin oxidoreductase → MLETSKSSLREQQHPLIRQLADTIEAVWHKHLDLSPYQLPSELGYVEGRLEGEKLTIENRCYQSPQFRKMHLELAKVGTMLDILHCVMFPHPQYNLPMFGCDLIGGRGQISAAIADLSPVSSDRSLPEEYTFSLGGLPAPNFSQPRELPDWGDIFSEFCFFVRPGSPEEENQFLSRVESFLEIHCLNAIAAQPVSSEKQAEILNGQRYYSTKQQQNDKTRRVLEKAFGLEWAEHYMTTVLFDSV, encoded by the coding sequence ATGTTAGAAACTTCAAAGTCTTCCCTACGCGAACAACAACACCCTCTAATTCGCCAACTGGCTGACACTATTGAAGCAGTTTGGCACAAACACCTTGATCTTTCACCTTACCAACTACCATCTGAGTTGGGTTATGTGGAAGGAAGATTAGAGGGAGAAAAGCTGACGATTGAAAATCGCTGCTATCAGTCGCCGCAATTTCGTAAAATGCACCTAGAATTGGCAAAAGTCGGCACAATGCTGGATATTTTGCATTGCGTGATGTTTCCTCACCCACAATACAATCTGCCGATGTTTGGCTGCGATTTAATCGGTGGCCGGGGACAAATTAGTGCAGCGATCGCGGATCTTTCTCCCGTCAGCAGCGATCGCTCATTACCCGAAGAATATACTTTTTCCCTTGGGGGACTACCCGCCCCCAATTTCTCTCAACCCCGTGAATTACCCGATTGGGGCGATATCTTTTCGGAATTTTGCTTTTTTGTCCGTCCTGGTAGCCCAGAGGAAGAAAATCAGTTTCTCTCTCGCGTGGAGTCGTTTTTAGAAATTCATTGTCTGAATGCGATCGCAGCCCAGCCAGTAAGTTCTGAAAAACAAGCTGAAATCCTTAACGGGCAACGCTACTACTCTACTAAACAGCAGCAGAATGACAAAACTCGTCGGGTGCTAGAAAAAGCCTTTGGTTTGGAGTGGGCAGAACATTATATGACGACTGTTTTGTTTGACAGCGTTTAG
- the rd gene encoding rubredoxin, with translation MKKYLCKICGYVYDPAEGDPDGGIAPGTPFEDIPDDWVCPLCGATKEDFELEE, from the coding sequence ATGAAAAAGTATCTATGTAAGATTTGCGGATACGTTTACGATCCCGCAGAAGGCGATCCAGATGGAGGTATCGCACCAGGCACACCTTTTGAAGATATACCCGATGACTGGGTGTGTCCTCTGTGCGGTGCCACCAAAGAGGATTTTGAACTAGAAGAATAG
- a CDS encoding S-(hydroxymethyl)glutathione dehydrogenase/class III alcohol dehydrogenase, whose product MDVKAAIAFEAGKPLSIETVRLDGPKAGEVLIEIKASGVCHTDAYTLSGTDPEGLFPAILGHEGAGVVVEVGAGVSSLKEGDRVIPLYTPECRQCEYCLSRKTNLCQAIRSTQGRGVMPDGTSRFSIDGQMIHHYMGTSTFANYTVLPEIAVAKIREDAPFDKVCYIGCGVTTGIGAVINTAKVEPGANVVVFGLGGIGLNVIQGARLVGANMIVGVDINPSKRSLAEKFGMTHFVNPKEVEGDLVAYLVDLTKGGADYSFECVGNVNIMRQALECCHKGWGVSVIIGVAGAGQEISTRPFQLVTGRVWKGSAFGGARGRTDVPKIVDWYMEGKINIDDLITHVMPIERINDAFDLMHHGESIRSVVTF is encoded by the coding sequence GTGGACGTTAAAGCAGCAATAGCATTTGAGGCGGGTAAACCTTTAAGTATTGAAACAGTAAGGCTGGATGGCCCCAAGGCGGGCGAGGTGCTGATAGAAATTAAGGCGAGTGGGGTGTGTCATACTGACGCTTACACGCTTTCTGGTACCGATCCTGAAGGTTTATTTCCGGCAATTTTAGGACATGAGGGCGCTGGCGTTGTTGTGGAAGTTGGCGCAGGAGTGAGTAGTTTAAAAGAAGGCGATCGCGTAATTCCCCTCTACACTCCAGAATGCCGTCAGTGCGAATACTGTCTAAGTAGAAAAACTAATTTATGTCAAGCTATTCGCAGCACGCAAGGACGCGGTGTAATGCCTGATGGCACAAGTCGCTTTTCCATTGATGGTCAAATGATACATCATTACATGGGGACATCGACCTTCGCCAACTATACAGTATTGCCAGAAATTGCCGTTGCCAAAATCCGTGAAGATGCCCCCTTTGATAAAGTTTGCTACATCGGTTGTGGCGTTACTACAGGGATTGGCGCAGTTATCAACACCGCCAAAGTAGAACCGGGAGCCAATGTTGTAGTGTTTGGATTGGGCGGCATTGGTTTAAATGTGATTCAGGGGGCGCGGCTGGTTGGCGCTAATATGATTGTGGGTGTTGATATTAATCCGAGTAAGCGATCACTTGCTGAAAAATTCGGCATGACTCACTTTGTAAATCCCAAAGAAGTCGAAGGCGATTTAGTTGCTTACCTGGTAGATTTAACTAAAGGCGGCGCAGATTACAGCTTCGAGTGCGTTGGTAATGTTAATATCATGCGCCAAGCTTTAGAATGCTGCCATAAAGGTTGGGGAGTTAGTGTTATTATCGGCGTTGCTGGTGCTGGACAAGAAATTAGCACTCGTCCCTTCCAACTTGTCACCGGGCGCGTTTGGAAAGGTTCCGCTTTCGGTGGTGCTAGAGGTCGCACAGATGTCCCAAAAATTGTTGATTGGTACATGGAAGGTAAAATCAACATTGACGACTTAATTACTCATGTTATGCCGATTGAACGCATCAATGATGCTTTTGATTTGATGCACCACGGCGAATCTATCCGCAGCGTCGTCACATTTTAG
- a CDS encoding SRPBCC family protein produces MSILSPSDSMDAFSDSPLSRGCSTALLKGEILLETRKHSAWGGAVTAQMYLPSSRSLIWPQLTDYPRWVHYFPDVIRSEVLHPPDALNQGCKRLYQVANKAFLFLSIQVEAYLRVVEIVQQQIQFRLEKGSFVDFSADLSLQDYADGTLLTYAVQATPTIPVPSLFIEQAMQLELPANMRKMRQVLCGG; encoded by the coding sequence ATGAGTATACTTTCTCCGTCGGACTCGATGGATGCCTTCTCAGACTCACCGCTGAGTAGGGGATGCTCAACGGCGCTTTTAAAAGGCGAGATTTTGTTGGAAACCCGAAAGCATTCTGCTTGGGGTGGTGCTGTCACAGCCCAAATGTATTTGCCTTCTTCGCGATCGCTTATCTGGCCCCAATTAACAGATTACCCCCGATGGGTGCATTATTTCCCGGATGTCATTCGTTCGGAGGTTCTTCACCCACCAGATGCTTTAAATCAAGGTTGCAAGCGTCTCTATCAAGTTGCCAATAAAGCTTTCCTGTTTCTCAGTATCCAGGTTGAGGCTTATCTAAGGGTAGTTGAAATTGTTCAGCAGCAAATTCAGTTTCGCTTAGAAAAAGGCAGTTTTGTTGATTTCTCAGCCGATTTAAGTCTGCAAGATTACGCGGATGGAACTTTGCTCACCTATGCTGTGCAAGCAACGCCCACTATCCCAGTACCGTCACTTTTTATTGAACAGGCAATGCAATTGGAATTGCCTGCTAATATGCGAAAAATGCGGCAGGTTCTTTGTGGGGGTTAG
- a CDS encoding phytoene desaturase family protein produces the protein MKKVDVLVVGSGHNGLVAALLLARQKFDVLIVEEKAVIGGACRTEKPFQTAPQLNISTGAYLLGLMPPELLQILDIDLPLIRRDPHYFLPTTDKRYLLFGSDVEAMQQQFTEFFSEADWKANQKLQEEIAQIREDITPTWLEEPLSIEDTAERYLRPSLRQVFIDLCRKSVGEYLNRFEFKSDLLKAMYAVTDGFSGLYGTWDTPGTGMNFLIHNMCRLPGSDGTWMMIKGGMGTVTQRLADAAIKAGAKIETGCGVRQILLENGVAKGVVLQNDTEISANTVIVNTDPFRMRDLISAENLPANYNARIDNYRKDGSTFKVNLCLKGLPKFTCLPEDCGQYGTTIHLLPDEAQVMPQLRSTFADVEAGRLPDFPAIEWYIHTTLDPSMQDAEKHHNSALFVQWVPYELEGTTWDEEESRYISHLLEICDRFAPNTSQLVQEVFPLHPQKLEQHFGLTRGHIHHVDNSFGFADRLPYNTPIPGLYSASAACHPAGSVIGAAGYNSAQRVLRDFSF, from the coding sequence ATGAAAAAAGTTGATGTCCTCGTCGTGGGTTCCGGTCACAATGGCTTGGTAGCAGCACTACTACTAGCACGCCAAAAATTTGATGTTTTAATAGTTGAAGAAAAAGCAGTTATTGGCGGTGCTTGTCGTACAGAAAAACCATTTCAAACTGCGCCACAATTAAACATTTCAACTGGTGCTTACCTGCTGGGATTAATGCCGCCGGAACTCCTGCAAATTTTAGATATAGATTTGCCTCTCATCCGCCGCGACCCGCACTACTTTCTCCCCACCACAGACAAGCGTTATCTGCTGTTCGGTTCAGACGTAGAGGCGATGCAGCAACAATTTACCGAATTTTTCTCTGAAGCTGACTGGAAAGCTAACCAGAAGTTGCAAGAGGAAATTGCCCAGATTCGGGAAGATATTACACCAACTTGGCTAGAAGAACCGCTTTCAATTGAAGATACAGCAGAACGCTACCTGCGCCCATCTTTGCGTCAGGTATTCATTGATTTGTGTCGAAAATCAGTAGGCGAATATCTGAATCGCTTTGAGTTTAAAAGCGATTTGCTAAAAGCAATGTACGCCGTGACTGATGGGTTTTCGGGACTTTATGGCACTTGGGATACTCCCGGTACGGGGATGAATTTTTTAATTCATAATATGTGCAGACTTCCAGGTAGCGACGGCACTTGGATGATGATTAAAGGCGGTATGGGTACAGTAACTCAACGTCTTGCGGATGCGGCAATTAAAGCTGGTGCGAAGATAGAAACGGGATGCGGTGTGAGGCAAATTCTGCTGGAAAATGGCGTTGCCAAAGGCGTTGTTTTGCAAAATGATACGGAAATATCTGCTAATACTGTAATTGTGAATACCGATCCCTTCCGAATGCGCGATTTAATTAGTGCGGAAAATTTGCCAGCAAATTACAACGCCAGAATCGATAATTATCGCAAAGACGGTTCTACCTTTAAGGTGAATTTATGTCTCAAAGGATTGCCAAAATTTACCTGTCTGCCTGAAGATTGCGGTCAGTACGGCACTACAATTCACCTGCTTCCAGATGAGGCACAGGTGATGCCGCAGTTGCGTAGCACTTTCGCTGATGTGGAAGCTGGTCGCCTCCCAGATTTTCCGGCGATTGAGTGGTATATTCACACTACCCTCGATCCATCTATGCAGGATGCTGAGAAACACCACAATTCAGCGCTGTTTGTGCAGTGGGTGCCTTATGAATTAGAGGGTACAACTTGGGATGAGGAAGAAAGCAGATATATTAGTCATTTGCTGGAAATATGCGATCGCTTCGCCCCCAACACGTCACAATTAGTTCAAGAAGTGTTTCCCCTCCATCCCCAGAAGCTAGAACAACACTTTGGTTTGACGCGGGGACACATTCATCACGTTGATAACTCTTTTGGTTTTGCTGACAGGTTGCCTTACAATACACCGATACCGGGACTTTATTCTGCCAGCGCAGCTTGTCACCCCGCGGGTTCTGTGATTGGTGCGGCGGGTTACAATTCAGCCCAGCGCGTGTTGCGAGACTTTAGTTTTTAA
- a CDS encoding NAD(P)/FAD-dependent oxidoreductase yields the protein MQPLRVVVIGGGAAGFFGAITCAKANPRAQVILLEAGRQLLSKVRISGGGRCNVTHACFDPAGLVQNYPRGGKALRGAFSRFQAKDTVEWFAAHGVKLKTEPDGRMFPVTDSSETIVNCLIKAADAAGVEIRTGIPVASILPLNSVDGIEAEPGNEEGKGFEIVLKSKERINCDRILLATGSNIQGYHWAKDLGHTIEPPVPSLFTFNIPDSRLKDLPGVSVENVRLRLLTAGKTPLEQTGPLLITHWGVSGPAALKLSAWGARVLHDCKYQATLQINWLPQYNPESLREMLLAVKSQLPQKAISTSCPVPLPRRLWQSLIAAVGISAEQRWAELSNKTLNQLIQELTQSQYQIKGKGVFKEEFVTCGGVTLKEVNFKTMESRICPGLYFAGEILDIDGVTGGFNFQNAWTTAYIAGNAIAS from the coding sequence GTGCAACCTTTACGAGTCGTGGTAATTGGCGGTGGGGCAGCGGGTTTTTTTGGTGCCATTACCTGTGCCAAAGCCAATCCGCGCGCCCAAGTTATTTTGTTAGAAGCAGGGAGACAACTTCTGAGCAAAGTTCGCATTTCTGGCGGCGGACGATGCAACGTCACTCATGCTTGCTTCGACCCCGCCGGATTGGTGCAAAATTACCCCAGAGGCGGAAAAGCTCTGCGGGGTGCTTTCAGTCGGTTTCAAGCCAAGGATACAGTAGAGTGGTTTGCGGCTCATGGCGTAAAGTTGAAAACTGAGCCGGATGGTAGGATGTTTCCGGTTACAGATAGTTCAGAAACGATTGTGAATTGTTTGATTAAGGCAGCAGACGCAGCTGGGGTGGAAATTCGCACGGGGATACCTGTGGCATCGATTTTACCGTTGAATTCTGTTGATGGAATCGAGGCTGAGCCTGGAAACGAGGAGGGGAAAGGGTTTGAGATAGTGTTGAAGTCAAAAGAGAGAATAAATTGCGATCGCATTCTCCTAGCAACTGGCAGCAACATTCAAGGCTACCACTGGGCAAAAGATTTAGGACACACTATAGAACCACCAGTCCCCTCACTATTTACCTTTAACATCCCTGACTCCCGCCTAAAAGATTTGCCTGGAGTCAGCGTAGAAAACGTGCGGCTGCGGTTATTAACTGCCGGTAAAACCCCGCTAGAACAAACAGGGCCATTGCTAATTACCCATTGGGGTGTAAGTGGCCCCGCCGCGTTGAAACTCTCTGCTTGGGGTGCCAGAGTGTTACACGATTGCAAATATCAGGCAACTTTGCAAATTAACTGGCTTCCCCAGTACAATCCAGAAAGCCTGCGGGAAATGCTATTAGCAGTTAAATCCCAACTACCCCAAAAAGCAATTTCCACCAGTTGCCCAGTTCCCCTACCGCGTCGCCTGTGGCAAAGTTTAATTGCTGCTGTTGGCATTAGTGCGGAACAACGCTGGGCAGAACTATCCAACAAAACCCTCAACCAGTTAATTCAAGAACTCACCCAAAGTCAATACCAAATTAAAGGCAAAGGAGTCTTTAAAGAAGAATTTGTCACCTGTGGCGGTGTCACCCTCAAAGAAGTAAACTTCAAAACGATGGAAAGCCGCATTTGTCCCGGACTTTACTTTGCCGGAGAAATCCTAGATATCGACGGAGTAACAGGCGGCTTTAACTTCCAAAATGCCTGGACAACAGCTTACATAGCAGGAAACGCGATCGCCTCCTAA
- a CDS encoding ChaB family protein — MTAIDTTTQSTVSIVERTISAVFKEREQIDKIIPRLLDRGVSRDDISIIGKNFHSETRITGFITKKDVILGGLKQGGIFGSLFGSALALLTGVGVLFIPFVGQVVAAGPLGAALLGAASGAIAGAAGAGLVSALIAVGMPEEKAAIYQTRVEAGDFLLAVEVPADKSGEIQLLLESAGGEEVHTSETTLPRKRSGQLENPSDLSPEVRSHLSEDAQRTFIANYNQALTESGDESKAEHHAWDVVSEQFEQDEHGYWSKGKAKL, encoded by the coding sequence ATGACAGCCATAGACACCACTACACAGTCCACAGTTTCCATTGTTGAAAGAACTATATCAGCCGTTTTCAAAGAGCGCGAGCAAATTGATAAAATAATTCCCCGCTTGCTGGATCGTGGGGTTTCCCGTGATGACATTTCAATTATCGGCAAAAACTTTCACTCCGAAACCCGGATTACTGGCTTCATCACCAAAAAAGATGTAATCTTAGGTGGACTCAAACAAGGCGGAATCTTTGGTTCCTTATTTGGTTCAGCTCTAGCTTTGCTGACTGGCGTGGGAGTGCTATTCATTCCGTTTGTGGGACAAGTAGTCGCAGCAGGGCCATTGGGTGCAGCGTTGCTGGGTGCAGCTAGTGGAGCGATCGCAGGTGCAGCTGGCGCAGGCTTAGTCTCAGCTTTAATAGCTGTGGGAATGCCAGAAGAAAAAGCCGCTATCTATCAAACCCGCGTGGAAGCCGGAGACTTTCTGTTAGCTGTGGAAGTCCCCGCTGATAAAAGTGGTGAAATTCAGCTACTACTAGAAAGTGCTGGTGGCGAAGAAGTGCATACCAGTGAAACAACATTACCCCGCAAACGTTCTGGACAACTGGAAAACCCCAGCGATTTGTCCCCAGAAGTTCGCTCTCACCTTTCAGAAGACGCTCAAAGAACATTTATCGCCAATTACAATCAAGCTTTAACTGAATCTGGCGATGAATCTAAGGCAGAACATCATGCTTGGGATGTAGTTTCTGAGCAATTTGAACAAGACGAACACGGCTATTGGTCGAAAGGAAAAGCCAAGCTGTAA
- a CDS encoding serine/threonine protein kinase, with product MKGEVLGRYQIEQQLGKRAGRRTLLARDSQTQELVVVKLLSFSSDFEWEELKLFEREAETLKSLTHPAIPRYLDYFELNSSAYKGFALVQTYVEGKSLEEHLKAGRTFSEADIKEIATAILEILNYLHSRQPPVIHRDIKPSNILLTNRSGNSVGEVYLVDFGSVQTLAAKEGGTITVVGTYGYMPPEQFGGRAVPASDLYSLGATLIYLATGQHPADLPQTDGLQIEFEKAANLSPALINWLKRMTHPNLNRRLASAKEALQALMQPQEPDTAPLTVRKPAGSKISVTEKADSLEILIPPAGFNSNILQMCFFAIAWNSFILMWTSSFFFTASGINFFIVLFSLPFWYQGIYMVWQVLFGLFGRVRLSLDPQQITLTYEILGFKFNFPKPAQRQDITMLEHTRKYLTTGHRGRQIEVKPRVIIWAGTQKYELVTDELMTEPELNWLAQELSDWLKLPIIRPIKSEQLLPSDS from the coding sequence ATGAAGGGTGAAGTATTAGGGCGCTACCAAATCGAACAGCAGCTAGGTAAACGTGCTGGAAGACGCACACTGTTAGCGCGTGACAGCCAAACTCAAGAATTAGTCGTAGTCAAGCTATTGTCTTTTAGCAGCGATTTTGAGTGGGAGGAGCTTAAGTTATTTGAACGGGAAGCGGAAACTTTAAAATCTTTAACGCATCCGGCTATTCCGCGCTACTTAGATTATTTCGAGCTAAATTCATCAGCATACAAAGGATTTGCCCTCGTCCAAACTTATGTGGAAGGGAAATCTTTAGAAGAACATCTCAAAGCTGGACGAACTTTTAGCGAAGCAGATATCAAGGAAATTGCTACAGCAATTTTAGAAATTCTCAATTATTTACATAGCCGTCAACCACCAGTAATCCACCGGGATATTAAACCTAGCAATATTTTATTAACCAATCGTTCTGGTAATAGCGTTGGCGAAGTCTACTTAGTTGATTTCGGTTCGGTGCAGACTCTCGCCGCCAAGGAAGGCGGGACAATTACAGTGGTGGGAACTTATGGCTATATGCCGCCAGAACAATTTGGTGGACGTGCAGTTCCAGCATCCGATCTTTATAGTTTAGGTGCAACTTTAATATATCTAGCAACTGGTCAACATCCTGCCGATTTACCGCAAACCGATGGCTTACAAATTGAATTTGAAAAAGCTGCTAATCTCAGTCCTGCTTTAATCAATTGGTTAAAGCGGATGACTCACCCCAACCTGAATCGACGCTTGGCTTCTGCTAAGGAAGCACTGCAAGCCCTCATGCAGCCGCAGGAACCAGACACTGCTCCTTTAACTGTGAGGAAACCGGCTGGTAGCAAAATTTCCGTTACTGAAAAAGCAGATTCTCTAGAAATTCTCATCCCTCCAGCAGGGTTCAATTCTAATATTCTACAGATGTGCTTTTTTGCGATCGCTTGGAATTCTTTCATATTAATGTGGACAAGTTCCTTCTTCTTTACAGCTTCCGGTATTAACTTCTTCATTGTGTTATTCTCTCTACCTTTTTGGTACCAAGGCATTTACATGGTATGGCAGGTTCTCTTTGGGTTGTTTGGACGTGTTCGGCTGAGTCTCGATCCGCAGCAAATTACCTTAACCTATGAGATATTGGGATTTAAATTCAATTTTCCTAAGCCAGCACAAAGACAAGACATCACTATGCTGGAACACACCAGAAAATATTTGACAACAGGCCACAGGGGCAGACAAATTGAGGTCAAACCCCGCGTTATTATTTGGGCGGGAACGCAGAAATATGAGTTAGTTACTGATGAGTTGATGACTGAACCGGAACTCAACTGGCTCGCTCAGGAACTGAGTGATTGGTTGAAATTGCCAATTATACGGCCCATTAAAAGCGAGCAGCTTCTTCCATCTGATAGCTAG